One Arcobacter sp. FWKO B genomic window, TGGAGTCTTTGCATATTTGGGGTATGAAAAAACAAAAGAAAAGTATGAGCCCTTAGTAGAGTATTTAAATAATTTCCTAACTGAAGAGGAGGTTATACTAGAAGTACTCACACAAGAGGAGATGGATAAAAGAATAGATGAAAAATCTTTAGATATAGCTACTACAAATCCAACACACTTTTTATTTATTAGGACAAAGTATGATTTAGGTGGGGTTGTTGCAACTTTAATGGAGTCTTCTAGTGGGCACTATTTGGATAGACTGGGTGGAGTTATTATAACACGAGCTGATAATATCTTAATCAATGAATTAAAAGATATAAAAGGAAAAGCTGTTGTGGCACCTAGTCAAAAACATATGGGTGGATTTAGGGCACAAATATATGAGCTATACAAAGCTGGTATAGATGTAAGTGATCTAAAAAGTGTAACAGAAGTACAAACTCATCAAAATGTTGTAAAATATATTCTCGATAACAAATCAGAAGTTGGTTTTATTAGAGAGGGTGTTTTAGAGCAAATGGCTAAAGATAACTTGATAAATTTAGATGATATTAAAGTTATCAATCTAAAACAATATGATAATTTTCCATATATGGTATCAACTAAACTTTATCCAGAATGGCCAGTATTTGCGCTAAATCATGTGGATAAAAGAATAGTTAGAAGGTTTGCTTCAGCATTATTTTCTATTGAGCCAGATACTATAAGAAGTGGCATATATGGTTATTCTACTGGGGCTGACTATCTTGATGTAGAAGAATTATCAAGACAACTTAGGCTTCCCCCTTTTGATGTAGCACCAGAGTTTTCTCTTTTGGATATTTGGAATAAGTGGAATTTTCTTATTATAATAGCAGTCATTGCCTTTATGGTTATATCTATATTGGCTGCTAAATTAGCGATTATGTTAAGAGATGAAAAAATTGAAAAGAGTTTTAGAAATTCGTTATTAAGTGGAATTGGTGAAGGTGTCGTAAGTATAAATAAAGATTTACAAGCAGAGTATGTGAATAATATAGCTATTGAATTGCTAGGTTATGATAAAAATGAACTTTTGATAGAAAACAATAAAAATATATTGAGATTAAAGAATTCTATGGAAGCAGGTAAATGCCCAGTTCTTGATACATTTAATGATCATAAAACAAGGTCTGTAAATGATTTCCTTGTAAAAAAAGATGGTTCATTATTACCTGTGAATCTTACTATTGCTTATATGGATAGTGGCGGTGTTGTTATTATTTTTAGGGATATTTCACAGGCTATAGAGTATGAACAGACATTAAAAGCTCAAGCACTAGAGTTAAAAGAATTAAATGAAAATCTTGAACAAAAAATTATAATAGAAGTAGAAAAAAATAGAAAACAAAATCTTATTATAGAACAACAATTAAGACTATCAGCCCTTGGTGAGATTATTACAAATATTTCTCATCACTGGAGACAACCATTAAGTGCTATCACAACATATCTTGGCACTTTACAAATAAAATCTGAACTAGGGACATTGGAGCCAGCAGATATTGAAGAAGCACAACAAATTATTGAAGTTACTACTAGTTTAAGTAAGACTATAGATGATTTTAGGAGTTTGGTTTCAGGTAATCACGAAGCAGAACATTTTTGTATTCAAAATAGTTTTTACAAGGCATATGATATATTAGAGCCATCACTAAAAGAGAATAATATTCATATAGAAGTATCAGGAGAGGGGAGTAAAATCTTCTCAAAAGGTTTTCCAAATGAACTTACACAAGTATTTCTAAAAATCTTAAATAATGCTCAAGATA contains:
- a CDS encoding PhnD/SsuA/transferrin family substrate-binding protein produces the protein MFKQSIRIILVLIVSFIFTNSLYAKEKVRFGVFAYLGYEKTKEKYEPLVEYLNNFLTEEEVILEVLTQEEMDKRIDEKSLDIATTNPTHFLFIRTKYDLGGVVATLMESSSGHYLDRLGGVIITRADNILINELKDIKGKAVVAPSQKHMGGFRAQIYELYKAGIDVSDLKSVTEVQTHQNVVKYILDNKSEVGFIREGVLEQMAKDNLINLDDIKVINLKQYDNFPYMVSTKLYPEWPVFALNHVDKRIVRRFASALFSIEPDTIRSGIYGYSTGADYLDVEELSRQLRLPPFDVAPEFSLLDIWNKWNFLIIIAVIAFMVISILAAKLAIMLRDEKIEKSFRNSLLSGIGEGVVSINKDLQAEYVNNIAIELLGYDKNELLIENNKNILRLKNSMEAGKCPVLDTFNDHKTRSVNDFLVKKDGSLLPVNLTIAYMDSGGVVIIFRDISQAIEYEQTLKAQALELKELNENLEQKIIIEVEKNRKQNLIIEQQLRLSALGEIITNISHHWRQPLSAITTYLGTLQIKSELGTLEPADIEEAQQIIEVTTSLSKTIDDFRSLVSGNHEAEHFCIQNSFYKAYDILEPSLKENNIHIEVSGEGSKIFSKGFPNELTQVFLKILNNAQDILVLKDIHPRIVKVAFIEINEKIRITIHDNGGGISDDIIKNIFDPYFTTKHKSRGVGLGLYIAVKIMQDYFGGIILAKNEEMIIEHKEYLGAKFTIEFDKRA